One part of the Rutidosis leptorrhynchoides isolate AG116_Rl617_1_P2 chromosome 1, CSIRO_AGI_Rlap_v1, whole genome shotgun sequence genome encodes these proteins:
- the LOC139854656 gene encoding uncharacterized protein, which produces MTYSSFDDEYTMLALEMLEADQSDEGDSSNVRLTRRYIRRDHHEAHDRLIRDYFAERPKYSEVEFKRRFRMRRSVFNRIMEGILNFSANRLPKYFEWFHVRPDCRGELGISTHLKITAALRQLAYGYAPYALDEYLQMSKRVARESLQDFTKCIVVLYSNDYTCEPTREDMERLYEVHEEKHDFSGMLGSIDFIHWVWGKCPVAWQGQFKRGDHSHSTIMLEVVASYDNWIWHAYFGVAGSNNDINVLNTSPLFESMLNDNFSNIPYVINGVEYKRG; this is translated from the coding sequence ATGACTTATTCATCTTTCGACGATGAGTATACGATGCTTGCACTCGAAATGTTAGAGGCCGATCAAAGTGATGAGGGGGATAGTTCTAATGTTCGTTTAACGCGACGCTATATCAGACGTGATCACCATGAAGCACATGATCGCCTCATAAGAGACTATTTTGCTGAACGTCCGAAGTATAGCGAAGTGGAGTTCAAACGTCGATTTCGAATGAGGAGAAGTGTATTCAACCGAATTATGGAAGGTATATTAAATTTTTCTGCAAATCGTTTACCTAAATATTTTGAATGGTTTCATGTTAGACCTGATTGCCGTGGAGAGTTAGGCATTAGTACACATTTAAAAATAACGGCGGCACTTCGTCAGTTGGCATACGGTTATGCACCCTACGCGTTAGACGAGTATTTACAAATGTCGAAACGTGTAGCTCGTGAAAGTTTACAAGATTTTACGAAATGTATTGTTGTTTTATATTCAAATGATTATACGTGCGAGCCTACTCGTGAGGACATGGAACGTTTATACGAGGTTCATGAGGAAAAGCATGACTTTTCCGGCATGCTAGGCAGTATAGATTTTATACATTGGGTTTGGGGAAAATGTCCGGTTGCATGGCAAGGCCAATTTAAGCGAGGAGATCATAGTCATTCAACTATTATGCTTGAAGTCGTTGCCTCGTATGATAATTGGATATGGCATGCTTATTTTGGGGTTGCTGGGTCAAATAATGACATAAATGTGTTAAATACCAGTCCTTTGTTCGAATCGATGCTTAATGATAATTTTTCAAACATCCCTTATGTTATTAATGGTGTGGAGTACAAAAGGGGTTAA